The Candidatus Methylomirabilota bacterium genome includes a window with the following:
- the gap gene encoding type I glyceraldehyde-3-phosphate dehydrogenase: MGVRVGVNGFGRIGRVFFRAALTAPELEVVAVNDLADAKTLAHLLKYDSVHGILDAEVTHKGEAIFVNGREVRVCSAKDPAALPWSELGVDIVVESTGVFRDKATTTKHLQAGAKKVVITAPAKDPDITIVLGVNEQKYDPARHELVSNASCTTNCLATVAKVLLDNFGIKRGFASTVHSYTNDQPIHDFPHKDLRRARAGAVSMIPTTTGAATAVGLVLPELKGKLDGLAIRVPTANVSVVDLTAELEKPASAQAVNDAFRAAASGPLRGILDATDEELVSVDFNGNPHSSIVDLASTAVIDGSMVKVLAWYDNEWGYSNRVKDLIRYMSKSL; this comes from the coding sequence AGGTGGTCGCCGTCAATGACCTGGCCGACGCCAAGACCCTGGCCCACCTGCTCAAGTACGACTCGGTGCACGGCATCCTAGACGCCGAGGTCACCCACAAGGGCGAGGCCATCTTCGTCAACGGCCGCGAGGTGCGGGTCTGCTCGGCCAAGGACCCCGCCGCCCTGCCCTGGAGCGAGCTCGGCGTGGACATCGTGGTCGAGTCCACGGGGGTCTTCCGGGACAAGGCGACCACGACCAAGCACCTGCAGGCCGGGGCCAAGAAGGTGGTAATCACGGCGCCCGCCAAGGACCCGGACATCACCATCGTCCTGGGGGTCAACGAGCAGAAGTACGATCCCGCCCGCCATGAGCTCGTGTCGAATGCCTCCTGCACGACCAACTGCCTCGCCACCGTGGCCAAGGTCCTGCTCGACAATTTCGGCATCAAGCGGGGCTTCGCGTCCACCGTGCATTCCTACACCAATGACCAACCCATCCACGATTTCCCGCACAAGGACCTCCGCCGGGCGCGCGCCGGCGCAGTGAGCATGATTCCCACGACCACGGGCGCGGCCACCGCGGTGGGGCTCGTCCTGCCCGAGCTCAAGGGCAAGCTCGACGGGCTCGCCATCCGCGTGCCCACCGCCAATGTCTCCGTGGTGGACCTGACCGCGGAGCTCGAGAAGCCGGCGAGCGCCCAGGCGGTCAACGACGCCTTCCGGGCCGCGGCGAGTGGGCCTCTGCGCGGCATTCTCGACGCCACGGACGAGGAGCTCGTCTCCGTGGACTTCAACGGCAACCCGCATTCCTCCATCGTCGACCTGGCGTCCACGGCGGTCATCGACGGCAGCATGGTCAAGGTGCTCGCCTGGTACGACAACGAGTGGGGCTACTCGAATCGGGTGAAGGATCTTATCCGGTACATGTCGAAGTCGCTCTAG